In the genome of Taurinivorans muris, one region contains:
- a CDS encoding proline--tRNA ligase, translating into MRWSSSYIPTLKEAPAEAEVISHKLLLRAGMIRKLTSGIYTWLPFGLRALNKAANIIRQEMNNAGSQEILMPSVQPADLWQESGRWQKYGKELLRFKDRHERDYCLGPTHEEVITDLLRGEVRSYRQLPLNLYQIQTKFRDEIRPRFGLMRGREFLMKDAYSFDCNDEGADKSYKNMFEAYNKIFTNMALNFRPVEADTGAIGGNFSHEFMVLAETGEDTIAACTNWPNCTFAANVERCAILPPKTINSDSCPDMEEVATPNSHTVEEVAEFLHVSTKNILKTLLFMADGKPVAALLRGDRELNLIKLKNLLDVDELEFATPEQVQQLTNAPVGFAGPHSLIGVDTVIADYELQTANDWIAGANKGDTHVLHLSLQRDCKITRYADIRNAEAGDVCPHCGKPLELKKGIEVGHIFKLGTKYSEAMHAVYLDENGKENTIIMGCYGIGVSRVVAACIEQNNDENGIMFPPPLAPYEIIIINLDPKNQAVNAKCEELYVHMKEKNIDVLYDDREERPGIKFKDADLVGIPLQLIVGGKSLEKGVIETKIRKIGEKSSISAENYKADFENLYQEMLNAWK; encoded by the coding sequence ATGCGTTGGAGTTCTTCCTATATTCCCACATTGAAAGAAGCTCCTGCCGAAGCGGAGGTTATTAGCCACAAACTTTTGCTGCGCGCGGGAATGATCAGAAAATTAACCTCGGGCATTTACACATGGCTGCCCTTCGGTTTAAGAGCTTTGAACAAGGCGGCGAACATCATCCGTCAGGAAATGAACAATGCCGGCTCTCAAGAAATTTTAATGCCCTCCGTGCAGCCTGCCGATTTATGGCAGGAATCGGGAAGATGGCAAAAATACGGTAAAGAACTGCTGCGTTTTAAAGACAGGCACGAGCGGGATTACTGTTTGGGACCGACCCATGAAGAAGTTATCACCGATTTGCTTCGGGGTGAAGTCCGTTCCTATCGCCAGCTTCCTCTCAATTTATATCAAATTCAAACCAAATTCCGTGATGAAATCCGCCCCCGTTTCGGACTTATGCGCGGACGCGAATTTTTGATGAAAGACGCCTATTCTTTTGACTGCAATGATGAAGGCGCCGATAAAAGTTATAAAAACATGTTTGAAGCCTATAACAAAATTTTTACCAATATGGCTTTAAATTTCCGTCCCGTGGAAGCTGATACCGGAGCTATCGGAGGCAATTTCTCCCATGAATTCATGGTGCTGGCGGAAACAGGCGAAGATACCATCGCAGCTTGCACCAATTGGCCGAACTGCACGTTCGCCGCCAATGTGGAACGCTGCGCCATTCTTCCTCCCAAAACAATCAATTCCGATTCTTGCCCCGATATGGAAGAAGTGGCGACGCCTAACAGCCACACGGTTGAAGAAGTTGCGGAGTTTTTACACGTAAGCACAAAAAATATTCTCAAAACGCTTCTTTTCATGGCTGACGGCAAACCGGTTGCGGCTCTTTTGCGCGGAGACAGAGAACTCAATCTTATCAAACTCAAAAACTTACTCGATGTTGATGAGCTTGAATTCGCAACTCCTGAACAGGTTCAGCAGCTCACAAACGCTCCTGTCGGTTTTGCCGGTCCTCATTCCCTTATCGGCGTGGATACGGTTATTGCGGACTATGAACTGCAAACTGCAAACGATTGGATCGCAGGTGCCAATAAAGGCGATACCCACGTATTGCATTTATCCTTGCAAAGAGATTGCAAAATCACCCGGTATGCCGACATCAGAAACGCCGAAGCCGGCGATGTCTGCCCTCACTGCGGCAAACCGCTTGAGCTGAAAAAAGGCATTGAAGTCGGGCATATATTCAAACTCGGCACAAAATACAGCGAAGCCATGCATGCTGTGTATCTTGACGAAAACGGTAAAGAAAACACCATCATCATGGGCTGTTACGGCATCGGGGTTTCCCGTGTCGTTGCCGCATGCATTGAACAAAACAATGACGAAAACGGCATTATGTTCCCGCCTCCGCTTGCTCCTTATGAAATCATCATCATCAACCTTGACCCTAAAAATCAGGCTGTTAATGCAAAATGTGAAGAACTCTACGTACATATGAAAGAAAAAAACATCGATGTCCTTTATGACGACAGGGAAGAACGCCCCGGCATAAAATTTAAGGATGCGGATCTCGTCGGTATTCCTTTGCAGCTTATCGTCGGAGGAAAAAGCCTTGAAAAAGGCGTTATCGAAACAAAAATCCGTAAAATCGGTGAGAAATCTTCCATCAGTGCTGAGAATTATAAAGCGGATTTTGAAAACTTATATCAAGAAATGCTCAACGCGTGGAAATAA
- the ispG gene encoding flavodoxin-dependent (E)-4-hydroxy-3-methylbut-2-enyl-diphosphate synthase, with amino-acid sequence MFEPRKKTRTVKIGQYLIGGKNPIRIQSMTNTSTKNIKATLEQIDKLAENGCEIVRVAVPDMETGKKLSELNRQSPVPLVADIHFDYRLALMALDAGFTALRINPGNILKKNEQDILDTKPIDVLAKQILACDASVRVGVNSGSVEKDLLDKYGHPSPEALVESALRHTAYLEERGVTQIKVSIKSSSVIDTIKANMLLSEKTDYPIHLGVTEAGTPIRGSVKSALGIGSLLLQGIGDTIRVSLTANPVEELAVAKEILRSSGARQIGAELISCPTCGRTEIDLIALAEKIEEKLIELPDNLKVAVMGCVVNGPGEAKEADIGLAGGRGKGVIFKKGTVIHSIQGEENLLQTFMAELDKLKKV; translated from the coding sequence ATGTTTGAACCAAGAAAAAAAACTCGCACAGTAAAAATCGGACAATACCTGATCGGCGGCAAAAATCCTATCCGTATTCAGAGTATGACCAATACTTCCACCAAAAACATTAAAGCAACGCTTGAACAAATCGACAAATTAGCGGAAAACGGCTGCGAAATTGTCAGGGTTGCCGTTCCTGATATGGAAACAGGAAAAAAACTTTCCGAGCTCAACAGGCAAAGCCCCGTTCCGCTTGTCGCCGATATTCATTTTGATTACAGGCTGGCGCTTATGGCTCTTGACGCCGGTTTCACCGCTCTCAGGATTAATCCCGGAAATATCCTGAAAAAAAACGAACAAGATATTTTGGACACCAAACCTATCGATGTGCTGGCAAAACAAATCCTTGCCTGCGATGCCTCTGTCCGTGTGGGAGTAAATTCCGGCTCCGTGGAAAAAGATTTATTGGACAAATACGGACATCCGAGCCCAGAAGCGCTTGTTGAAAGCGCTTTGCGCCACACCGCGTATTTGGAAGAACGAGGTGTCACTCAAATCAAGGTTTCCATAAAATCTTCTTCAGTCATTGATACCATAAAAGCCAATATGCTTTTATCGGAAAAAACGGATTATCCCATTCATTTAGGCGTCACGGAAGCGGGCACGCCAATACGCGGCAGCGTAAAATCGGCATTAGGCATAGGCAGCTTGCTTTTGCAGGGAATCGGTGATACGATACGCGTGTCTTTGACTGCCAATCCCGTTGAAGAACTTGCTGTTGCCAAAGAAATTTTGCGTTCATCCGGCGCAAGACAAATCGGAGCGGAACTTATTTCCTGCCCCACATGCGGACGGACTGAGATCGACCTCATAGCCTTAGCCGAAAAAATCGAAGAAAAACTTATCGAATTGCCCGACAATTTGAAAGTTGCGGTTATGGGGTGTGTCGTCAACGGTCCGGGAGAAGCGAAAGAGGCGGATATAGGGCTTGCGGGCGGCAGAGGCAAAGGCGTGATTTTTAAAAAAGGAACCGTTATTCACTCTATACAAGGTGAAGAAAATTTATTACAAACATTCATGGCTGAATTGGACAAGCTAAAAAAAGTATGA
- the rarD gene encoding EamA family transporter RarD, with product MLSKKQKGLLACIASQGLWGSGILFWPLLAYLNTLSILSLRIICSFVFAIILISYTKRFRLVKSLFTEKKILTNLILASAFIAGNWGVYTYAINSGKAIEVSLGYYLTPLMSIALGRIFFNDILNKNQLIAITIVLCGVAYGILSYGDIPYYGFAIGFTFAIYGFLHKIINADAISILCAETLILLPFSLAWLFLTEPDYGLIHYPLKHYLLLSGTVFYTGIPLMLFSFATVTVRFTTIGFILYTAPSINFLLAVFYTHEPIKTSDYITFPLVWIALLIYTLDMLYKNKKVR from the coding sequence ATGCTTTCAAAAAAACAAAAAGGACTTTTGGCTTGCATCGCCTCTCAAGGCTTATGGGGATCGGGAATTTTATTCTGGCCCCTACTTGCGTATTTAAATACTCTGAGCATTTTAAGCCTGCGTATTATTTGTTCTTTTGTTTTTGCAATCATCCTTATTTCCTATACAAAACGGTTTCGGCTTGTAAAAAGCCTTTTTACGGAAAAAAAAATCCTCACCAACCTTATCTTGGCTTCCGCATTCATCGCCGGAAACTGGGGTGTGTATACCTATGCGATAAACTCTGGCAAAGCTATTGAAGTCAGTTTGGGATATTATTTGACTCCCCTTATGAGTATCGCTTTAGGAAGAATATTTTTCAATGATATTTTAAATAAAAATCAGCTTATCGCCATTACCATTGTTCTTTGCGGCGTTGCGTACGGCATTCTTTCCTATGGCGACATTCCCTATTATGGTTTCGCCATAGGCTTTACCTTCGCAATTTACGGTTTTCTGCATAAAATCATCAATGCGGACGCAATATCCATCTTATGTGCCGAAACATTGATACTTCTCCCTTTCAGCCTTGCATGGCTTTTTCTTACCGAGCCGGACTACGGGCTCATACACTATCCGCTCAAGCATTATTTGCTGTTGTCCGGGACTGTTTTTTACACGGGCATACCGCTTATGCTTTTCAGTTTCGCCACCGTAACGGTACGGTTCACAACCATCGGTTTCATTTTATACACCGCTCCGAGTATCAATTTCCTGCTGGCTGTTTTCTATACCCATGAACCGATAAAAACATCGGATTACATAACATTCCCGCTTGTCTGGATTGCACTGCTCATTTATACCCTTGACATGCTCTATAAAAACAAAAAGGTGCGCTAG
- a CDS encoding glycine zipper 2TM domain-containing protein, whose translation MQTKFAILTMFLAVLLFSACTTANQRGRVGQSQAYHVYYGKITSIHEVDLDNSTEQTLGSVIGGATGAVLGNAIGSGSGRTIATVIGGAAGLLAGAYTGKQINGKALEIIIETDQGQTLSVVESPSSELVVGQKVKVMLGNNFSRVEPI comes from the coding sequence ATGCAAACAAAATTCGCTATATTGACCATGTTTTTGGCAGTATTGCTGTTTTCCGCATGCACTACGGCAAATCAGCGCGGAAGAGTGGGCCAGTCACAGGCTTACCATGTGTATTATGGAAAAATCACCAGTATCCATGAAGTCGATCTTGATAACTCAACGGAACAAACTTTAGGCAGTGTTATCGGCGGCGCGACAGGTGCCGTGCTCGGCAATGCCATCGGCAGCGGTTCCGGACGCACTATCGCGACAGTTATCGGCGGTGCGGCAGGTTTATTGGCAGGCGCTTACACAGGCAAACAAATAAACGGAAAAGCCCTTGAAATCATTATTGAAACAGATCAAGGACAAACCCTTTCCGTTGTTGAAAGTCCAAGTTCCGAACTTGTTGTCGGACAAAAAGTAAAAGTCATGCTCGGCAATAATTTCTCACGGGTTGAACCCATTTAA
- the hisF gene encoding imidazole glycerol phosphate synthase subunit HisF translates to MKANLCKRIIPCLDVRDGRLTKGIKFENNIDIGDPVETAKKYYKQGADEIVFYDITASHEKRGIMLEVVENVAKNIFIPFCVGGGINSVEDMRAVLLAGAEKISVNSAAVKNPKLIEQGANAFGSQAIVVGMDIKQVEKTEKIPSGYEIVIHGGRTYCGIDAIAWAKQCEQSGAGELCVNSIDADGTKNGYEINLTKMICEAVQIPVIASGGAGKPEDLYEAVTKGKASAALVASIVHYGMYTIKDLKSALKRNNITVRD, encoded by the coding sequence ATGAAAGCGAATCTTTGTAAAAGAATTATTCCCTGCCTTGATGTTCGTGACGGCAGATTGACAAAAGGCATTAAATTTGAAAACAATATCGATATCGGCGACCCTGTTGAAACGGCAAAAAAATATTATAAACAAGGGGCTGACGAAATAGTTTTTTACGACATCACGGCGTCCCACGAAAAACGAGGCATAATGCTCGAAGTCGTTGAAAATGTCGCAAAAAATATTTTCATTCCTTTTTGTGTCGGCGGCGGCATAAACTCCGTTGAAGACATGCGGGCTGTGCTTTTGGCGGGAGCTGAAAAAATATCCGTAAACTCCGCCGCGGTTAAAAATCCCAAACTCATTGAACAAGGAGCAAACGCCTTCGGCTCTCAAGCCATTGTTGTGGGTATGGATATAAAACAAGTTGAAAAAACTGAAAAAATTCCTTCCGGCTATGAAATCGTCATTCATGGCGGCAGAACCTATTGCGGAATTGACGCAATCGCTTGGGCGAAGCAATGCGAACAATCCGGAGCGGGAGAACTTTGCGTCAATTCCATTGACGCGGACGGCACGAAAAACGGTTACGAAATCAATCTTACGAAAATGATCTGCGAAGCTGTGCAAATTCCTGTCATCGCTTCGGGAGGCGCAGGAAAACCGGAAGATTTATACGAAGCAGTAACAAAGGGCAAAGCTTCGGCAGCTCTTGTCGCATCTATTGTCCACTATGGAATGTATACAATAAAAGACTTGAAATCAGCATTAAAAAGGAATAACATAACAGTCAGAGATTAA
- the hisH gene encoding imidazole glycerol phosphate synthase subunit HisH, with protein MIAIIDYKAGNQTSVLRALEFLNIEARITDDDDTIMKAHGVIFPGVGAAKQAMDRLMQNKQDELLKTLAANHKPLLGICLGCQILLEHSEENNTETLGIIKGTCKKFNENWTDGTDENNNPEKIRIPHMGWNSINIKKESPILKNVRSNETVYYVHSYYPEPADANLVLATSTYGKEFAAVYGFNGLWAIQFHPEKSGGTGLQILKNFSEYCMQNHTL; from the coding sequence ATGATAGCGATTATTGATTATAAAGCCGGCAACCAAACAAGCGTTTTGCGCGCCCTGGAATTTTTAAACATAGAAGCCCGCATTACCGATGACGACGATACCATTATGAAAGCCCATGGGGTGATTTTTCCGGGAGTCGGAGCTGCCAAACAAGCTATGGACAGGCTTATGCAGAATAAGCAGGACGAACTTCTAAAAACGCTTGCCGCCAATCACAAACCCCTTTTGGGAATATGCTTAGGCTGTCAAATCCTTCTTGAACACAGTGAGGAAAACAATACCGAAACACTGGGCATTATTAAAGGCACCTGCAAAAAATTCAATGAAAATTGGACAGACGGCACGGACGAAAACAATAATCCCGAAAAAATCCGTATTCCGCATATGGGCTGGAACAGTATCAATATAAAAAAAGAAAGTCCTATTTTAAAAAATGTCCGGTCAAACGAGACGGTTTATTATGTCCATAGCTATTATCCCGAACCTGCCGACGCAAATCTTGTTTTGGCAACCTCGACCTATGGCAAGGAATTTGCAGCCGTTTACGGTTTCAACGGCTTATGGGCGATACAATTCCACCCGGAAAAAAGCGGCGGAACAGGCTTGCAAATCCTAAAAAATTTCAGTGAATACTGCATGCAGAATCATACGCTATAA
- the serS gene encoding serine--tRNA ligase, which translates to MLDLKIMQKEPERVAKALSDRNSTISIDEFLKLDSRRRAALSEVETLKSKRNSESAQVAKLKKAGEDASALMAELGKLSDKIKELDAEAEAIKAEQEEYMLCVPNIPDSSVPYGKDENDNVEVHRFGEPAKFNFPIKDHVDLGAPLGLDFERASKLSGARFAVSIGKLARLERAIMNFYVDTQTLEFGHTEVNVPLLVTRNSMRGTGQLPKFEEDLFKIQGWEHFLIPTAEVPLTNLHAGEVLEEDMLPIWYTAASSCFRSEAGAYGKDTRGLIRQHQFTKVEMVHFSHPEKSWEDLEKMRRFAEILLERLELPYRTITLCTGDMGFSSAKTYDVEVWVPSQNTYREISSCSNCTDFQARRANIKFRPKGGGKPEFVHTLNGSGLPTGRSLVAIMENYQQEDGSIKVPDVLVPYMGGLKEIR; encoded by the coding sequence GTGCTTGATTTGAAAATTATGCAAAAAGAACCTGAACGTGTTGCAAAAGCGCTTTCTGACAGAAATTCAACAATTTCCATTGATGAATTTCTGAAACTCGACTCCCGCCGCCGCGCCGCCCTGTCGGAAGTTGAAACGCTGAAAAGCAAACGTAACAGCGAATCCGCACAAGTAGCAAAACTGAAGAAAGCCGGTGAAGACGCGAGCGCCCTTATGGCGGAACTTGGCAAATTGTCCGATAAAATCAAAGAATTGGACGCAGAAGCAGAAGCTATTAAAGCGGAACAGGAAGAATACATGCTTTGTGTTCCGAATATTCCGGATTCTTCCGTGCCTTACGGCAAAGATGAAAATGATAATGTGGAAGTCCATCGTTTCGGCGAACCGGCAAAATTTAATTTTCCGATAAAGGACCATGTGGACTTGGGTGCTCCTTTGGGACTTGATTTTGAAAGGGCTTCAAAACTTTCCGGGGCTAGATTCGCCGTTTCCATCGGCAAATTGGCACGTTTGGAAAGGGCTATCATGAATTTTTATGTGGATACGCAAACGTTGGAATTCGGGCATACGGAAGTCAATGTTCCTTTGCTTGTAACAAGAAACAGCATGAGAGGAACAGGGCAGCTTCCGAAATTCGAGGAAGATTTATTCAAAATTCAAGGTTGGGAACATTTTCTTATTCCCACAGCAGAAGTTCCTTTGACCAATCTGCATGCGGGGGAAGTGCTTGAGGAAGACATGCTTCCTATCTGGTATACCGCCGCAAGTTCTTGTTTCCGTTCGGAAGCCGGGGCTTACGGCAAGGACACCCGCGGTCTTATCCGCCAGCACCAATTCACGAAAGTTGAAATGGTGCATTTTTCCCATCCTGAAAAATCATGGGAAGACCTTGAAAAAATGCGCCGTTTTGCGGAAATTCTGCTTGAACGTTTGGAACTTCCTTATAGAACCATTACCCTTTGCACCGGAGATATGGGCTTTAGTTCCGCAAAAACCTATGATGTTGAAGTTTGGGTGCCTTCTCAAAACACGTACAGGGAAATTTCTTCCTGCTCAAACTGCACGGATTTTCAAGCCCGCCGAGCCAATATCAAATTCAGACCGAAGGGCGGCGGCAAACCTGAATTTGTGCACACTTTGAACGGTTCCGGACTTCCTACCGGCCGCTCACTTGTGGCTATTATGGAAAATTATCAGCAGGAAGACGGTTCTATCAAAGTGCCTGACGTATTGGTTCCGTATATGGGCGGATTAAAGGAAATCCGCTGA
- a CDS encoding desulfoferrodoxin: MNQLHDVYKCVHCGNIVEFVNPGKAPLMCCGEKMKHMVEGTSDGAKEKHVPVLEKTANGYKVTVGSSLHAMTEEHYIEWIELIADGVSYKKFLKPGDEPIAEFCLEAKNVFAREYCNLHGLYKSV; the protein is encoded by the coding sequence ATGAATCAATTGCATGACGTTTATAAGTGTGTTCACTGTGGCAATATCGTAGAGTTTGTTAATCCCGGCAAAGCCCCTCTCATGTGCTGCGGTGAAAAAATGAAACATATGGTTGAAGGCACAAGCGACGGCGCTAAAGAAAAGCATGTTCCCGTTCTTGAAAAAACCGCCAACGGTTACAAAGTGACTGTCGGTTCCTCTCTTCATGCCATGACGGAAGAACATTACATTGAATGGATTGAACTTATCGCCGACGGCGTAAGCTATAAAAAATTCTTGAAACCAGGCGACGAACCTATTGCGGAATTTTGTCTTGAAGCAAAAAACGTTTTCGCACGCGAATATTGTAATTTGCACGGTCTTTATAAATCTGTGTAA
- the rd gene encoding rubredoxin — protein MEKYVCDVCGYEYDPALGDPDNGIAPGTAFKDIDDSWVCPICGAPKSQFSPA, from the coding sequence ATGGAAAAGTATGTATGTGACGTATGCGGTTATGAATATGACCCGGCTCTTGGCGATCCGGACAACGGCATAGCTCCGGGAACCGCATTCAAAGACATTGATGACAGTTGGGTTTGCCCAATCTGCGGCGCACCTAAATCCCAATTCAGCCCTGCATAA
- a CDS encoding FprA family A-type flavoprotein yields the protein MKPVLLKDDIYWVGAVDYNLRNFHRYSRSPQGSTYNAYIVKDQKNVLFDTVDEEYCDELLKRISEIMDPTEIDYIVCNHMEKDHAGSIERIVEVCRPEKIFCSAMGEKSMKAQFNTEGWPIQVVKDGERLNIGKRNITFLETRMLHWPDSMVSYLEEDKVLFSNDAFGQNVATSSRFVDEYDRTLLSHAMKDYYYNIILPYSPLVLKTVERIGKLGLQFDIIAPDHGLIFRTQDDIKFLFDTYVEMATQPYKLRAVIAFESLWGATKKMAYAVGDGLQSVGVPFTIIDAQENHCSMVMNELADSSALILGSSTRNNMPLVNMLGVIANVKGLKPKNLVGAAFGSYGWSGESPKMINDELVAMGVEVVAEPVKAYFGPNEAELKACFELGQKVGLALKEKVNA from the coding sequence ATGAAACCTGTTTTATTGAAAGATGATATTTACTGGGTCGGCGCAGTTGATTATAATTTGCGTAATTTTCACCGTTACAGCCGTTCCCCGCAAGGTTCGACCTATAATGCCTATATTGTGAAAGATCAAAAAAACGTTCTTTTTGACACTGTTGATGAAGAATATTGCGATGAACTTTTGAAACGTATTTCTGAAATCATGGACCCGACAGAAATTGATTATATCGTATGCAACCATATGGAAAAAGACCACGCAGGCAGTATTGAACGCATTGTTGAAGTTTGCAGGCCTGAAAAGATTTTCTGTTCCGCAATGGGTGAAAAATCCATGAAAGCGCAATTCAATACGGAAGGCTGGCCTATTCAGGTCGTAAAAGACGGTGAACGTCTGAATATCGGCAAACGGAACATTACCTTCCTTGAAACCCGTATGCTGCACTGGCCGGACAGCATGGTTTCTTATTTGGAGGAAGATAAGGTCTTGTTTTCAAACGATGCGTTCGGACAAAACGTTGCGACAAGCAGCCGCTTTGTTGATGAATATGACCGTACTCTTTTGTCACATGCGATGAAAGATTATTATTACAATATTATTTTGCCTTATTCACCATTGGTTTTGAAAACAGTGGAAAGAATCGGCAAATTAGGCTTGCAGTTCGATATTATCGCACCGGATCACGGGCTTATTTTCAGAACGCAGGACGATATTAAATTTCTTTTTGACACCTATGTCGAAATGGCGACGCAGCCGTATAAACTTCGTGCTGTCATCGCTTTTGAATCTTTGTGGGGTGCAACCAAGAAAATGGCTTATGCTGTCGGTGACGGTCTGCAAAGCGTGGGCGTTCCGTTCACTATTATTGACGCGCAGGAAAATCATTGTTCAATGGTTATGAACGAGCTTGCCGATTCTTCCGCCCTTATTTTAGGCTCTTCCACAAGAAATAACATGCCGCTCGTGAATATGCTCGGCGTAATTGCGAATGTCAAAGGCCTGAAACCTAAAAACCTTGTCGGGGCTGCTTTCGGCTCTTATGGCTGGTCAGGTGAATCTCCCAAAATGATTAATGATGAACTTGTCGCCATGGGGGTTGAAGTTGTCGCGGAACCGGTAAAAGCTTATTTCGGACCAAACGAAGCTGAATTGAAAGCTTGTTTTGAATTGGGACAAAAAGTTGGTTTGGCTCTTAAAGAAAAAGTGAACGCATAA
- a CDS encoding cytochrome ubiquinol oxidase subunit I, which translates to MDVVLLSRLQFAVAVFFHFIFVPLTLGITVLLAIMETAYVKTGDEMYKRMVKFWGKLFIINFVLGIVTGITLEFQFGTNWSKYSTFVGDIFGSLLAIEATVAFFLESTFVAVWIFGWEKVSQKVHCAAIWLVAFASNISALWIILANGFMHNPVGYVMRNGRAELEDFGAVLSNPYAWGQYFHTISSSWMLAGFFVLGISAWHLLRKNEVDLFKASVKFAAPFTLVLALLVALFGHHQGNNVAVYQPAKLAAMESHWETATNAPMFALVWPDEENDKNAVEAIKIPGLLSFLAFNDFNAEVKGLNAFPEEDHPPVLATFLSFRFMVAMGGLFILLAFFAWKKREDLASNPLLCKALMYGIPLPYITIMAGWLIAELGRQPWIVYGLMRTSDAVSPVPASSVAISLLSFIVVYTALGILDIYLLIKYARKGPQPADQAEITEESEGVA; encoded by the coding sequence ATGGATGTAGTTCTCCTTTCAAGGCTGCAATTCGCTGTTGCTGTGTTTTTCCATTTTATTTTTGTTCCCCTTACTCTCGGCATAACGGTTTTGCTTGCCATCATGGAAACAGCGTATGTGAAAACAGGCGATGAAATGTACAAAAGAATGGTGAAGTTTTGGGGAAAACTCTTTATCATTAATTTTGTGCTCGGTATTGTGACGGGTATAACGTTAGAGTTCCAGTTTGGTACCAACTGGTCGAAATACAGTACTTTTGTCGGGGATATTTTTGGCTCCTTGCTCGCCATTGAAGCGACTGTCGCTTTCTTTTTGGAATCGACTTTTGTTGCCGTATGGATTTTCGGCTGGGAAAAAGTGAGCCAAAAAGTGCACTGCGCCGCTATTTGGCTTGTTGCTTTTGCAAGCAATATTTCTGCATTGTGGATTATTTTGGCAAACGGTTTCATGCATAATCCCGTCGGTTATGTGATGCGTAACGGCAGGGCAGAACTTGAGGATTTCGGAGCCGTGCTTTCCAACCCTTATGCTTGGGGGCAATATTTCCATACGATTTCCAGCTCTTGGATGTTGGCGGGTTTCTTTGTCCTCGGTATTTCCGCATGGCATTTATTGCGTAAAAACGAAGTTGATTTATTTAAGGCTTCCGTAAAATTCGCAGCTCCTTTTACCCTTGTCCTTGCTTTGCTTGTCGCTCTTTTTGGTCATCACCAAGGCAATAATGTTGCGGTTTATCAGCCTGCCAAGCTTGCGGCAATGGAATCCCATTGGGAAACGGCAACGAATGCTCCTATGTTCGCGCTCGTATGGCCTGATGAAGAAAATGACAAAAACGCCGTTGAAGCGATAAAAATTCCGGGCTTGCTCAGTTTCTTGGCTTTCAATGATTTCAATGCGGAAGTGAAGGGCTTGAACGCTTTTCCTGAAGAAGACCATCCGCCGGTTTTAGCAACATTTTTATCTTTCAGGTTCATGGTCGCCATGGGCGGTCTTTTCATTCTTCTGGCGTTTTTCGCTTGGAAAAAAAGGGAAGATTTGGCAAGCAATCCTTTGCTTTGCAAAGCCTTGATGTATGGCATTCCTTTACCGTATATCACGATTATGGCAGGGTGGCTCATAGCGGAACTCGGACGGCAGCCTTGGATCGTTTACGGGCTTATGCGTACATCCGATGCCGTTTCACCTGTTCCTGCCTCTAGCGTGGCGATTTCCTTGTTGAGTTTCATTGTTGTTTATACTGCTCTTGGTATTTTGGATATTTATCTTCTTATTAAATATGCTCGTAAAGGTCCGCAACCTGCTGATCAGGCGGAAATTACCGAAGAGAGCGAAGGAGTTGCATGA